One window from the genome of Candidatus Thermoplasmatota archaeon encodes:
- a CDS encoding GNAT family N-acetyltransferase, which yields MKKVVIRGYKDKDREECRALWGELTQWHRDIYDDSGIGGANPGLHFDEHLKKVGPGQLIVASLGSKVVGLVGYMDGEEEFEVEPLIVSRGCRGKGIGTMLLNEVRKRVRKQKGVKYLSVRPVARNERAIEYFRSRGFDKIGRIELFIDFSGREWKKDPRLFERQFEY from the coding sequence ATGAAGAAGGTGGTCATCCGAGGATATAAGGACAAAGACAGAGAAGAATGTCGCGCACTGTGGGGCGAGCTCACTCAATGGCACAGAGATATTTACGATGACTCCGGAATCGGCGGTGCCAATCCAGGACTGCATTTTGACGAGCACCTGAAGAAGGTCGGCCCCGGTCAGTTGATTGTAGCTTCTCTCGGCTCAAAGGTGGTCGGCCTTGTCGGATACATGGATGGAGAAGAGGAATTCGAAGTGGAGCCACTGATTGTGAGCAGGGGTTGCCGAGGAAAAGGCATCGGCACGATGTTGCTGAACGAAGTGAGAAAGCGCGTGCGAAAGCAAAAGGGAGTCAAATACCTCTCAGTAAGACCTGTCGCCAGGAACGAGAGAGCCATTGAGTACTTCCGCAGCCGAGGCTTCGATAAGATCGGTAGAATAGAGCTTTTCATCGACTTCTCTGGTCGCGAATGGAAGAAGGATCCGAGACTGTTCGAGCGCCAATTCGAATACTAA
- a CDS encoding DUF2318 domain-containing protein — protein sequence MARSKSRAGMKKCPVCQCELKRSNYSAHMKRLHNVESPDVDERRDVSHKGKRLEIRKVELARRRRTRHISIAASLVLIVIVGIALYFSFQGSTPGPSPVQAPPPQVESAVRIPVSQLSTSATFYTYNSGSTLVRYFGAVGSDGNVHVAADACDVCYSEKKGYRQVGGVMKCNNCGKEFAINSVGTENLSGGCWPSYLPVTISGGDAVIQLSDLKAKSFMFA from the coding sequence ATGGCTCGATCAAAGAGCAGAGCTGGGATGAAGAAGTGCCCTGTCTGTCAGTGCGAGCTGAAGAGAAGTAACTACAGCGCTCACATGAAGCGACTCCACAATGTGGAATCCCCCGATGTGGACGAGAGGCGTGACGTTTCGCACAAGGGTAAGCGATTGGAGATTCGGAAGGTCGAACTGGCCAGAAGACGAAGGACGAGACACATATCCATTGCAGCCTCTCTCGTCCTGATAGTCATCGTCGGCATCGCGCTGTACTTTTCGTTCCAAGGCAGTACGCCCGGGCCCTCTCCCGTGCAGGCACCGCCGCCGCAAGTCGAGAGCGCGGTGAGGATACCAGTTAGCCAGCTTAGTACTAGCGCCACCTTCTACACATACAACTCGGGCAGTACTCTTGTCCGCTATTTCGGAGCTGTAGGGTCTGACGGCAATGTGCATGTCGCGGCGGATGCGTGTGATGTCTGCTATTCGGAGAAGAAGGGCTATAGGCAGGTCGGCGGCGTCATGAAGTGCAACAACTGCGGGAAGGAGTTCGCAATCAACAGCGTGGGGACTGAGAATCTCTCAGGAGGCTGCTGGCCGAGCTACTTGCCCGTGACAATATCGGGAGGGGACGCCGTTATCCAACTTTCCGACCTGAAGGCGAAGAGTTTCATGTTTGCCTGA